One Halarcobacter ebronensis genomic window carries:
- the pckA gene encoding phosphoenolpyruvate carboxykinase (ATP), translating to MSEIIGTLGLDNVGTVYRNLDVDTLIQHAVEKEGAKISSTGALMIDTGIFTGRSPRDKFFVNQDPSNKYIAWGDINFKVSKEVYEDLKKISKKQLNNKDLYVTDVYCGASLDSRKSVRFITEIAWQAHFIQNMFIVPPKEDLENFEPEFTIYNSCKTVDMAYASHGLNSEVFVIFNVEENIALIGGTWYAGEMKKGVFSMMNYWLPLEGKLSMHCSANIGKDGDTALFFGLSGTGKTTLSTDPNRALIGDDEHGWDDNGVFNFEGGCYAKVINLDAESEPDIYNAIKKGAILENVVADENGVVDYTDSSKTENTRVSYPINHIPNHKKDMRGGHPNNIIFLCADAFGVLPPVAKLDKRQAMYYFLSGYTAKVAGTERGITEPVATFSSCFGEAFLPLNPTVYAELLGEKIDKHNVSVYLVNTGWTGGPYGIGSRMSIKNTRACINAILDGSIHNSHFETLPIFNLEIPKTLSGVETKVLNPRNTWEDKESYDETAIKLAGMYIENYAKKYLTLENDYDFTSAGPKIS from the coding sequence ATGTCAGAAATCATAGGTACACTTGGACTTGATAATGTAGGAACAGTGTATAGGAATCTTGATGTTGATACTTTAATTCAACATGCAGTTGAGAAGGAAGGGGCCAAGATCTCTTCAACGGGCGCATTAATGATAGATACGGGCATCTTTACAGGAAGAAGCCCGAGAGATAAGTTTTTTGTTAATCAAGATCCTTCAAATAAATATATTGCTTGGGGCGATATTAACTTCAAAGTATCAAAAGAGGTTTATGAAGATTTAAAGAAAATCTCTAAAAAACAGTTAAATAATAAAGATTTATATGTAACTGATGTTTATTGCGGTGCATCATTAGATAGTAGAAAATCAGTTAGATTTATTACAGAGATTGCATGGCAAGCACACTTTATTCAAAATATGTTTATTGTTCCTCCTAAAGAAGATTTAGAAAACTTCGAACCTGAGTTTACAATTTATAACTCTTGTAAAACTGTAGATATGGCATATGCAAGCCATGGGTTAAACTCAGAAGTTTTTGTTATATTCAATGTTGAAGAGAATATTGCACTTATTGGTGGTACGTGGTACGCTGGTGAGATGAAAAAAGGTGTTTTCTCAATGATGAATTATTGGTTACCTTTAGAGGGAAAACTATCTATGCACTGTTCTGCTAATATTGGGAAAGATGGAGATACTGCCCTATTCTTTGGTCTAAGTGGTACGGGAAAAACTACTTTATCAACTGATCCAAATAGAGCTTTAATAGGTGATGATGAACATGGTTGGGATGATAATGGTGTATTTAACTTCGAAGGTGGTTGTTACGCAAAAGTTATTAATCTTGATGCTGAATCTGAACCTGATATATATAATGCAATTAAAAAAGGTGCTATTTTAGAAAATGTTGTAGCAGATGAAAATGGTGTTGTAGATTATACTGACAGTTCTAAAACAGAAAATACAAGAGTTTCTTATCCAATAAATCATATTCCTAATCATAAAAAAGATATGAGGGGTGGACATCCAAACAATATTATCTTTTTATGTGCTGATGCTTTTGGAGTATTACCTCCTGTTGCAAAACTTGATAAAAGACAAGCAATGTACTATTTTTTAAGTGGATATACTGCAAAAGTTGCAGGAACTGAAAGAGGTATTACAGAACCAGTTGCTACATTTAGTTCTTGTTTTGGAGAAGCATTTCTTCCTTTAAATCCTACAGTTTATGCTGAATTATTAGGTGAAAAAATTGATAAACACAATGTAAGTGTTTATTTAGTAAATACTGGTTGGACAGGTGGTCCTTACGGGATTGGTTCTAGAATGAGCATAAAAAATACAAGAGCTTGTATAAATGCAATTTTAGATGGTTCAATTCATAATTCACACTTTGAAACTTTACCTATTTTTAATTTGGAGATTCCAAAAACATTAAGTGGAGTGGAGACTAAAGTTCTAAATCCAAGAAATACTTGGGAAGATAAAGAGTCGTATGATGAAACAGCTATCAAACTAGCTGGTATGTATATTGAAAATTATGCTAAAAAATATTTGACATTAGAGAATGATTACGATTTTACTTCTGCTGGTCCAAAGATTTCATAA
- a CDS encoding S24 family peptidase, with protein MLIVSEIIEKLKDILSKDGIAGKVFDKDVATALDLSQVNFATMKNRGKIPYSNILDFCARKKISINWLLYNQNPGSLVDSTDKYWIRYYPEINVSAGGGAYENDDSYESLEVPQYFVNMLGGKENLKNIDAINVVGDSMEPTLNSDNIIFIDKNKTDISRDGIYAFTTNYGLFVKRIQRRVDGKFDIISDNRDYPMQILDKSELLIVGKVVSSFGMVY; from the coding sequence ATGTTAATTGTAAGCGAAATAATAGAGAAACTAAAAGATATCTTGAGTAAAGATGGAATAGCTGGAAAAGTTTTTGATAAAGATGTAGCTACCGCATTAGACCTAAGTCAAGTAAATTTTGCAACCATGAAAAACAGAGGGAAGATACCTTATTCAAATATTCTAGACTTCTGTGCCAGAAAAAAAATATCAATAAACTGGTTACTTTACAATCAAAACCCAGGCTCACTTGTAGACTCTACTGATAAATACTGGATTAGGTATTATCCAGAGATAAATGTTAGTGCTGGAGGTGGAGCTTATGAGAATGATGATAGTTATGAAAGTTTAGAAGTTCCTCAATATTTTGTAAATATGTTAGGAGGAAAAGAGAATTTAAAAAATATTGATGCAATAAATGTAGTAGGGGACTCAATGGAACCAACTCTAAACAGTGATAATATTATTTTTATAGATAAAAATAAAACTGATATTAGTAGAGATGGAATATATGCTTTTACTACAAATTATGGACTTTTTGTAAAAAGAATACAAAGAAGAGTAGATGGAAAATTTGATATTATCTCAGATAATAGAGATTATCCAATGCAAATTTTAGATAAAAGTGAACTTTTAATTGTAGGAAAAGTAGTTAGCTCTTTTGGTATGGTCTATTAA
- the metG gene encoding methionine--tRNA ligase: MENSCKNVYITTPIYYVNDVAHIGHAYTTIIADTVARYSRLIGADTFLLTGTDEHGQKIAQSAEARGKTPKEYADEISGKFRKLWDDFDITYDKFIRTTDEEHKIGVQKAFETMYNKGDIYKGDYEGYYCVSCETFFTEKQLVDEQFCPDCGKPTNIVKEESFFFRLSKYEDRLLKWYEENEDCILPRAKKNEIINFVKGGLKDLSISRTSFDWGVKLPESINEPKHVMYVWLDALMNYITALGYGTDEKNMNYWPAKIHLVGKDILRFHSIYWPAFLMSLELPLPEHIAAHGWWTRDGDKMSKSKGNVVNPKEVADAYGLDAFRYFMLREVPFGQDGDFSQKALIDRINSDLGNDLGNLLNRISGMSGKYFDYKVTSKDVERFHKKELDEVNEILANVESYIYKMQLNRYLEDIWKVLTIANKAIGDYEPWTKMKEGKEDEAMALVALITNIMARVALLLDSVMPEKISKIAASLGIKIDTVTYKKLLVNKELLEDTTITKVEQLFPRIEELLLEQAKPTDVSKTETEEKSCKNESTVLEEDNLITIDKFFETTLRIGTIVEAQEVPKSSKLLKLQVDLGEGRNRQILAGIKEYYDASSLVGTQACVVANLKPAKLMGMLSEGMLLAARDENGLSLVRPETSKKSGTKIS, from the coding sequence ATGGAAAATAGTTGCAAAAATGTTTATATTACTACTCCAATCTATTATGTTAATGATGTTGCTCATATTGGGCATGCATATACAACAATTATTGCTGATACAGTTGCAAGATACTCTAGGCTTATTGGAGCTGATACTTTTCTTTTGACAGGAACAGATGAACATGGTCAAAAAATAGCTCAAAGTGCAGAAGCAAGAGGTAAAACACCAAAAGAGTATGCAGATGAAATCTCAGGAAAATTTAGAAAACTATGGGATGACTTTGATATTACTTATGATAAGTTTATCAGAACTACTGATGAAGAGCATAAAATTGGAGTTCAAAAAGCATTTGAAACAATGTATAACAAAGGTGATATCTACAAAGGTGATTATGAAGGATATTATTGTGTATCTTGTGAAACTTTTTTTACAGAAAAACAACTAGTTGATGAACAATTTTGTCCTGACTGTGGAAAACCTACAAATATTGTAAAAGAAGAGAGTTTCTTTTTTAGACTATCAAAATATGAAGATAGACTTTTAAAATGGTATGAAGAGAATGAAGATTGTATTTTACCAAGAGCAAAGAAAAATGAGATTATCAACTTTGTAAAAGGTGGATTAAAAGATCTATCAATCTCTAGAACCTCTTTTGACTGGGGAGTTAAACTTCCTGAATCTATAAATGAACCAAAACATGTAATGTATGTGTGGTTAGATGCCTTAATGAACTATATTACTGCTCTTGGTTATGGAACAGATGAAAAAAATATGAACTATTGGCCAGCAAAAATTCATCTTGTTGGAAAAGATATTCTAAGATTTCACTCAATCTATTGGCCAGCTTTTTTAATGTCTTTAGAACTTCCTCTTCCTGAACATATTGCAGCACATGGTTGGTGGACAAGAGATGGAGACAAAATGTCAAAATCAAAAGGGAATGTTGTTAATCCAAAAGAGGTAGCTGATGCTTATGGTTTAGATGCTTTTAGATATTTTATGCTAAGAGAGGTTCCTTTTGGTCAAGATGGAGATTTTTCTCAAAAAGCACTTATTGATAGAATTAACTCTGATTTAGGAAATGATTTGGGAAATCTTCTTAATAGAATCTCTGGAATGAGTGGAAAATATTTTGATTATAAAGTTACTTCAAAAGATGTAGAGAGATTCCATAAAAAAGAGCTTGATGAAGTAAATGAGATATTAGCAAATGTTGAAAGTTATATCTACAAAATGCAACTAAATAGATACCTTGAAGATATTTGGAAAGTTTTAACTATTGCAAATAAGGCAATTGGAGATTATGAACCTTGGACTAAAATGAAAGAAGGCAAAGAGGATGAAGCTATGGCATTAGTTGCTTTAATAACTAATATCATGGCAAGAGTTGCCCTACTTTTAGACTCTGTAATGCCAGAAAAAATTTCAAAAATTGCTGCATCATTGGGTATAAAAATAGATACTGTAACATATAAAAAACTTTTAGTTAACAAAGAGCTTTTAGAGGATACAACTATTACAAAAGTTGAACAACTTTTTCCAAGAATTGAAGAGTTGTTGCTAGAGCAAGCAAAACCAACTGATGTATCTAAAACAGAAACTGAAGAGAAATCTTGTAAAAATGAGAGCACAGTTTTAGAAGAAGATAATCTAATTACAATTGATAAGTTTTTTGAAACTACATTAAGAATTGGAACAATTGTAGAAGCTCAAGAGGTTCCTAAATCTAGTAAACTTTTAAAACTACAAGTTGATTTAGGAGAAGGAAGAAATAGACAAATCTTAGCTGGAATTAAAGAGTATTATGATGCTTCTTCTTTAGTTGGGACACAAGCTTGTGTAGTTGCAAATCTTAAACCAGCTAAATTAATGGGAATGCTAAGTGAGGGTATGCTTTTAGCTGCGCGCGATGAAAATGGACTCTCTCTTGTTAGGCCTGAGACTTCTAAAAAATCTGGGACAAAAATAAGCTAG
- a CDS encoding sodium ion-translocating decarboxylase subunit beta, which translates to MNKKVVAFILLLFFALFTTNSFANSTHEVANESAQEVKHEYKPKSITELMASFYETTGINAILNPSDDVMTAEPNPADARPMTAFEQSWGRIIMFAIVILLFYLAIAKGFEPLLLLPIAFGGLLANIPLANMGGAHGMLGIIYNMGIANEFFPLLIFMGVGAMTDFSPLLANPKSAILGGAAQFGIFGSLVGAVMLGFDLQTASAISIIGGADGPTSIFIANRLAPEMLGAIAVAAYSYMALVPVIQPPIMKLLTTDEERRIKMPKLRKVHKLENLFLPIVILFLAVLFLPESTPLIGAFAFGNFLKQSGVVERLSDTMQNSLINIVTIFLGLGVGSKLAADKFLVLETLGIMVIGLLAFAAGTAAGVIMAKIMNKFSSEESKVNPLIGAAGVSAVPMAARVVSKVGQEYDRSNVLLMHAMGPNVAGVIGSAVAAGVLLSIFK; encoded by the coding sequence ATGAATAAAAAAGTAGTGGCATTTATACTATTACTCTTTTTTGCACTATTTACTACTAACTCATTTGCAAACAGTACGCACGAGGTTGCAAATGAGAGTGCACAAGAAGTAAAACATGAGTATAAACCAAAATCAATTACAGAGCTAATGGCCTCTTTTTATGAAACTACAGGAATTAATGCTATATTAAATCCTAGTGATGATGTTATGACAGCAGAACCTAATCCTGCAGATGCAAGACCAATGACAGCATTTGAACAATCATGGGGTAGAATTATAATGTTTGCAATAGTTATTCTTCTATTTTATTTGGCAATTGCAAAAGGATTTGAACCTCTATTACTTCTACCAATTGCTTTTGGTGGATTATTAGCTAATATTCCACTAGCAAACATGGGTGGAGCGCATGGAATGCTTGGTATTATTTATAATATGGGTATTGCAAATGAATTTTTCCCTCTTTTAATTTTTATGGGGGTTGGAGCTATGACAGATTTTAGTCCCCTATTAGCAAACCCAAAATCAGCAATTCTTGGTGGTGCTGCACAATTTGGTATTTTTGGTTCACTTGTTGGTGCAGTAATGCTTGGATTTGATCTACAAACTGCTTCAGCTATTTCAATTATTGGTGGAGCTGATGGACCTACATCAATTTTTATTGCTAATAGATTAGCACCAGAGATGCTTGGAGCAATTGCTGTTGCTGCTTATTCATATATGGCACTTGTACCAGTAATTCAACCTCCTATTATGAAACTTCTTACAACAGATGAAGAGAGAAGAATTAAAATGCCTAAATTAAGAAAAGTACATAAGTTGGAGAATCTTTTCTTACCAATTGTTATTCTTTTTTTAGCTGTTCTATTTTTACCTGAATCAACACCTTTAATTGGTGCCTTTGCTTTTGGAAATTTTTTAAAACAATCAGGTGTTGTTGAGAGACTTTCTGATACAATGCAAAATTCATTAATCAATATAGTTACTATATTCTTAGGATTAGGAGTTGGTTCAAAACTAGCTGCTGATAAATTCTTAGTTTTAGAGACTTTAGGAATTATGGTTATTGGATTATTAGCTTTTGCTGCAGGGACTGCTGCAGGAGTTATTATGGCAAAAATTATGAATAAATTTTCATCGGAAGAGTCAAAAGTAAATCCACTTATTGGGGCTGCAGGAGTATCTGCTGTACCAATGGCTGCTAGAGTAGTGAGTAAAGTTGGACAAGAGTATGATAGGTCAAATGTATTGTTAATGCATGCAATGGGACCAAATGTTGCTGGAGTTATTGGTTCTGCCGTAGCTGCCGGTGTATTATTATCAATTTTTAAATAA
- a CDS encoding peptidoglycan synthetase — translation MQISSILDIVDGRLLNHPSISFIYSIKTNAKRVKEGDLFIVKNDEDITFAVKNGAFALIVEEKIDIIDNEIAWIYVKSIEDTIKKLLRYLLSNIRLTAFYCNDVSFELFKILKKPTVHTNIKLVPKDLSKFFKVIDDLEENDTLICSSHKDLDDIYPVNFNFNTKAYDIKNLIEHSIFETTFSYKERYFSKVKLPSLYIKEFLDVYSFLGFDAELNKLKKFTPLKPIFIDKLINHTDYGKTDKFLLAQENEELIEKEIEYLKEKYKYAKILYLTTTEIDDHKDIDYTFINSLSNLKSFLKKIPFNGVYFMGVSFDELYDQVSIEQEEPSLI, via the coding sequence GTGCAAATCTCATCAATATTGGACATTGTTGATGGAAGGTTATTAAACCATCCATCAATCTCTTTTATCTACTCAATAAAAACTAATGCAAAACGAGTTAAAGAGGGAGATCTTTTCATTGTTAAAAATGATGAAGATATAACTTTTGCCGTTAAAAACGGGGCTTTTGCACTAATTGTAGAAGAGAAAATAGATATTATTGATAATGAAATTGCTTGGATATATGTAAAATCTATTGAAGATACTATAAAAAAACTTTTACGATATCTTTTATCAAATATCAGGCTTACAGCATTTTATTGTAATGATGTAAGTTTTGAACTTTTTAAAATTTTAAAGAAACCAACAGTTCATACGAATATAAAACTTGTGCCAAAAGATTTATCAAAATTTTTTAAAGTAATTGATGATTTAGAAGAAAATGATACACTCATTTGCTCTAGTCACAAAGATTTAGATGATATTTATCCCGTAAATTTCAATTTTAATACAAAAGCATATGATATAAAAAACTTAATAGAACACTCTATTTTTGAAACAACATTTAGTTACAAAGAGAGATATTTTTCAAAAGTCAAACTACCTAGTCTTTATATTAAAGAGTTTTTAGATGTATATAGTTTTTTAGGCTTTGATGCAGAGTTAAATAAACTAAAAAAATTCACACCACTAAAACCAATATTTATTGACAAGTTAATAAATCACACAGATTATGGTAAGACTGATAAGTTCCTATTAGCCCAAGAGAATGAAGAGCTAATAGAAAAAGAGATTGAGTATTTAAAAGAGAAATATAAATATGCAAAAATTTTATACTTAACAACTACAGAGATAGATGACCATAAAGATATTGACTATACTTTTATAAATTCACTTTCAAATTTAAAAAGTTTTTTAAAAAAAATTCCTTTTAATGGAGTATATTTTATGGGTGTTAGTTTTGATGAACTTTATGACCAAGTCTCAATTGAGCAAGAAGAGCCCTCTTTAATCTAG
- a CDS encoding bifunctional 3,4-dihydroxy-2-butanone 4-phosphate synthase/GTP cyclohydrolase II has translation MNAINRVKEAIEEIQKGNMVIMLDDEDRENEGDLVYAAPLSSAQKVNFMATHAKGLICVSVTKETAIRLELNPMVAANTSSYETAFTVSVDATSAATGISAAERDDTIKILANPISKAQELVRPGHIFPLIAKDGGVLVRTGHTEGSLDLCKLAGFNGEAVICEIMKEDGTMARRDDLDIFAKKHNLKQVFISDLVEYRLSHEKLVEEITQEESRFFNTDVLKREFKDHFGQVHTVIQFGDAKDLTHVKFHTIIPDLELFLNDEKLHSMLKTINFLQSKGGLIIFLNDDSAHKESQKDYGIGAQILNSLNVKKIKLMTSGGKHSFVGLNGFGLEIVEEIQMEC, from the coding sequence ATGAATGCAATTAATAGAGTTAAAGAAGCAATAGAAGAGATTCAAAAAGGTAATATGGTTATTATGCTTGATGATGAAGATAGAGAAAATGAAGGGGATTTAGTATATGCAGCTCCTTTAAGTAGTGCTCAAAAAGTTAATTTTATGGCTACACATGCAAAAGGTTTAATTTGTGTATCGGTTACTAAAGAGACTGCGATAAGACTTGAATTAAATCCTATGGTAGCAGCAAATACTTCTTCATATGAGACAGCTTTTACAGTATCTGTAGATGCAACAAGTGCAGCAACAGGGATTAGTGCAGCAGAGAGAGATGATACAATCAAAATATTAGCAAATCCAATCTCAAAAGCTCAAGAGTTAGTTAGACCTGGGCATATTTTTCCTCTTATTGCAAAAGATGGTGGAGTTCTAGTTAGAACTGGACATACAGAAGGTTCATTGGATTTATGTAAACTTGCAGGATTTAATGGTGAAGCAGTTATTTGTGAGATTATGAAAGAAGATGGAACAATGGCAAGAAGAGATGATTTAGATATTTTTGCTAAAAAACATAATCTAAAACAGGTTTTTATTTCAGATTTGGTTGAATATAGATTATCTCATGAAAAACTTGTAGAAGAGATAACTCAAGAAGAGTCAAGATTTTTTAATACAGATGTATTGAAAAGGGAGTTTAAAGATCATTTTGGACAAGTACATACTGTTATTCAATTTGGTGATGCAAAAGATTTAACCCATGTTAAATTTCATACAATTATCCCTGATCTTGAACTATTTTTAAATGACGAAAAACTTCACTCAATGTTAAAGACAATTAACTTTTTACAATCAAAAGGCGGTCTTATAATCTTTTTAAATGATGATAGTGCTCATAAAGAGTCTCAAAAGGATTATGGAATAGGGGCACAAATTTTAAACTCTTTAAATGTAAAGAAAATCAAACTTATGACAAGTGGTGGAAAACACTCATTTGTAGGACTTAATGGATTTGGTTTAGAAATAGTTGAAGAGATACAAATGGAGTGTTAA
- a CDS encoding class 1 fructose-bisphosphatase, with amino-acid sequence MEEILKAIENASIEIKKVIDKGDTSKSENENSTGDTQLKLDIASDIIIEKIFSTIPSIKAIVSEEQESIVPLHDNGEYLIAYDPLDGSSLVDVNLSVGSIYGIYKNEFNAKNIIAAVYVVFGPRIEMVVAQNNSVKMYRLHDGEFKFITDINLNEKGILNATGSTQMCWPTHHRKLLKEMFDDGYYLRYSGGMVPDLHQILLKGGGLFSYPGTADKPKGKLRQLFEVFPFALTYEFAGGAATDGFKRVLEVETTHIHDTTPCFFGSKDEIKRVKEVYKEYGK; translated from the coding sequence ATGGAAGAGATATTAAAAGCAATAGAAAATGCAAGTATTGAGATTAAAAAAGTAATAGATAAAGGAGATACTAGTAAGAGTGAAAATGAAAACTCTACTGGAGATACTCAATTAAAACTTGATATTGCAAGTGATATTATTATAGAAAAGATTTTCTCTACAATTCCTTCAATTAAAGCTATTGTAAGCGAAGAACAAGAATCAATTGTACCTTTACATGATAATGGAGAGTATTTAATAGCTTATGATCCTTTAGATGGTTCTTCATTAGTTGATGTAAACTTATCAGTTGGATCAATATATGGAATCTATAAAAATGAGTTTAATGCAAAAAATATTATAGCAGCAGTTTATGTAGTTTTTGGGCCTAGAATAGAGATGGTTGTTGCTCAAAATAACTCTGTAAAAATGTATAGATTACATGATGGGGAATTTAAATTTATAACAGATATCAACCTTAATGAAAAAGGTATTTTAAATGCAACTGGTTCAACACAAATGTGTTGGCCAACTCACCATAGAAAACTTTTAAAAGAGATGTTTGATGATGGTTATTATTTAAGATATTCAGGAGGAATGGTTCCTGATTTACATCAAATACTTTTAAAAGGTGGTGGATTATTCTCATATCCTGGGACAGCAGATAAACCAAAAGGAAAATTGAGACAGCTTTTTGAAGTTTTCCCTTTTGCTTTAACATACGAGTTTGCAGGAGGAGCAGCAACTGATGGTTTTAAAAGAGTACTTGAAGTTGAAACAACACATATTCATGATACTACTCCATGTTTTTTTGGTTCAAAAGATGAAATAAAAAGAGTAAAAGAAGTGTATAAAGAGTATGGAAAATAA
- a CDS encoding biotin/lipoyl-containing protein, with the protein MAKKYIDVMDTTFRDGFQSVFGGRVLMNDFFPAVEAAKEAGITHFEFGGGARFQSLFFYLQENAFEMMDKFREIVGPEANLQTLARGINTVMLDTGSRELVEMHAKMFAKHGVTTIRNFDALNDVQNLEYSAECIKKYGLNHEVVVTLMDLPPGCVGAHDVPFYEKTLRNILDSGVPFDSIAFKDASGTSSPQKVFDTIKMARKLVGEDTHIRLHTHETAGVSVACYLAALDAGADGIDLAAAPVSGGTSQPDILTMMHAVKGMNYDLGGLEIEKILKYEETLNSCLKDYFIPPEATQVSPLIPFSPMPGGALTANTQMMRDNGTLEKFPEVIKAMREVVEKGGYGTSVTPVSQFYWQQAYANVMFGPWKQIAPGYGKMVLGYFGKTPVTPDEQIVKLASEKLKLEPTTENPLDIADRDEKKTMAYWEGRLKEEGIEATEENVFIAAACDEKGIAFLKGNGPLNVRKINDSTCENDKNCVLGENKGMSNATGNYTVVVDGQKFNVTVAEGNADIQVTPVSQTSTQTTSSPAPVGNGADVPATVAGNVWKINVKVGDVVKQGDVIAILEAMKMEIDVEAPCDGTITAILVNASEPVEEGQTIAKIG; encoded by the coding sequence ATGGCTAAAAAATATATCGATGTCATGGACACTACCTTTAGAGATGGATTTCAATCTGTCTTTGGAGGTAGAGTTCTAATGAATGACTTCTTCCCAGCGGTTGAAGCTGCGAAAGAGGCTGGTATTACGCACTTTGAATTCGGTGGAGGAGCAAGATTCCAATCGCTATTCTTTTATTTACAAGAGAATGCCTTTGAGATGATGGACAAATTTAGAGAAATTGTTGGTCCTGAGGCAAATTTACAAACATTAGCAAGAGGTATTAATACTGTTATGTTGGATACTGGTTCAAGAGAACTAGTTGAGATGCATGCAAAAATGTTTGCAAAACATGGGGTAACAACTATTAGAAACTTTGACGCATTAAACGATGTTCAAAATTTAGAGTACTCTGCTGAATGCATTAAAAAGTATGGTTTAAACCATGAAGTAGTTGTAACTCTTATGGATTTACCTCCAGGTTGTGTTGGTGCGCATGATGTACCTTTTTATGAGAAAACATTAAGAAATATTCTTGATAGTGGAGTTCCTTTTGATTCAATTGCATTTAAAGATGCTTCTGGTACTTCATCTCCACAAAAAGTATTTGATACAATAAAAATGGCAAGAAAACTTGTTGGAGAAGATACTCATATTAGACTTCATACTCATGAAACTGCTGGTGTATCTGTTGCATGTTATTTAGCTGCACTTGATGCTGGTGCTGATGGTATAGATTTAGCTGCTGCTCCTGTATCTGGTGGTACTTCACAACCTGATATTTTAACTATGATGCATGCTGTAAAAGGGATGAATTACGATTTAGGTGGTTTAGAAATTGAAAAAATTCTAAAATATGAAGAGACTCTTAACAGTTGTTTAAAAGACTACTTTATCCCACCTGAGGCTACACAAGTTTCACCACTTATTCCTTTTTCACCAATGCCTGGTGGTGCCTTAACAGCTAACACTCAAATGATGAGAGATAATGGAACTTTAGAAAAATTTCCTGAAGTAATTAAAGCTATGAGAGAAGTTGTTGAAAAAGGTGGCTATGGTACATCTGTAACTCCTGTTTCTCAATTTTATTGGCAACAAGCTTATGCAAATGTTATGTTTGGACCTTGGAAACAAATAGCTCCTGGTTATGGTAAAATGGTTTTAGGGTACTTTGGTAAAACTCCAGTTACTCCTGATGAGCAAATTGTAAAATTAGCTTCAGAGAAGTTAAAACTTGAACCAACAACTGAAAATCCTCTTGATATTGCAGATAGAGATGAGAAAAAAACTATGGCATATTGGGAAGGAAGATTAAAAGAAGAAGGTATTGAAGCTACTGAAGAAAATGTATTTATTGCAGCAGCTTGTGACGAAAAAGGGATTGCTTTCTTAAAAGGGAATGGTCCTTTAAATGTTAGAAAAATCAATGATTCAACTTGTGAAAATGACAAAAATTGTGTATTAGGAGAAAATAAAGGTATGAGTAACGCAACAGGAAACTACACAGTAGTAGTAGATGGGCAAAAATTTAATGTAACAGTAGCAGAAGGAAATGCAGATATTCAAGTAACACCAGTATCTCAAACTTCAACTCAAACAACTTCTTCACCTGCACCAGTAGGTAATGGAGCTGACGTTCCAGCAACAGTTGCAGGAAATGTTTGGAAAATAAATGTGAAAGTTGGAGATGTTGTTAAACAAGGTGATGTTATTGCTATTTTAGAAGCTATGAAAATGGAAATTGATGTTGAAGCTCCTTGTGATGGTACAATTACTGCTATTTTAGTAAATGCTAGTGAACCTGTTGAAGAGGGTCAAACAATAGCTAAAATTGGTTAA
- a CDS encoding OadG family protein: METNLIVESVKFMILGMGIVFLFLIIMVYALKFQAKIIGKYFPEKKVSPAKSQTTTANNNTAKIAAIVAAVQHHKNLKG, translated from the coding sequence ATGGAAACAAACTTAATTGTTGAATCAGTGAAGTTCATGATTTTAGGTATGGGAATAGTTTTTCTTTTTCTTATTATAATGGTCTATGCATTGAAATTTCAAGCAAAGATTATTGGAAAGTATTTTCCAGAAAAAAAAGTTAGTCCTGCAAAGTCACAAACTACAACTGCAAATAACAACACTGCAAAAATAGCTGCTATCGTAGCTGCTGTACAACATCACAAAAATCTTAAAGGTTAA